The Streptomyces sp. NBC_01197 genome window below encodes:
- a CDS encoding DEAD/DEAH box helicase codes for MKHGPAPAGRRARALLLEAERLLGAARAVVADHAAAADAVRSALTPLQQELARAELEPIPLSRLRDVTEGRLRLGALEQAGFTTVAQVHDAGRYALRQLPGVGAQTADQAVAAAGQIARAVEETVTVRIDIDRPEPRTTALVRSLHVLAQAGPGLRRAHDTALRLGTELDRLLPQAGPGRSRLRTALAGRTRRTEVLAALEAVGDLTRQSAADGVPLLLAQVSADLLRVPASDAEAWVGFELRSADYYSLLAEFAGKGPDLAAAEGFVPSGIAGRVRAQPLDDSRLRVSLRGYQAFGARFALVQRRVIIGDEMGLGKTVQAIAAMAHLAAGGATHFLVVCPASVLINWTREVGSRSTLAVRPVHGPGRRPAFAEWCERGGVAVTTFDVLHLLAVPDDVRPGMLVVDEAHFVKNPLTRRAKAVADWTGPSERVLFLTGTPMENRVEEFRSLVRRLQPELVPAVLDRDAAAGSQVFRRAVAPAYLRRNQEDVLTELPALVQVDEWEELSAGDLAAYREAVADGHFMRMRRAAYARPESSAKLRRLRELVAEAAANGLKVVVFSYFRDVLATVGTALGGTAYGPVEGGLPAARRQELVDAFSAAPGHAVLLSQFQSGGVGLNMQAASVVILCEPQIKPAMEHQAVARAHRMGQVRTVRVHRLLAADSVDTRMLGVLADKARLFDAYARRSEVAEATPDAVDVSDGSLARRIVEEEQLRLFLAKRELAEGALAEGEPADGQLSAREARKVPRQGAPDEGAPELRVSEREAAGDA; via the coding sequence GTGAAGCACGGTCCGGCCCCGGCCGGCAGAAGAGCCCGAGCCCTCCTCCTGGAGGCGGAGCGGCTGCTCGGTGCGGCGCGGGCCGTCGTCGCCGACCATGCCGCGGCCGCCGACGCCGTACGGAGCGCGCTCACCCCGCTCCAGCAGGAGCTGGCCAGGGCCGAGCTGGAGCCGATCCCGCTCTCCCGGCTGCGGGACGTCACCGAGGGCCGGCTGCGGCTCGGCGCCCTGGAACAAGCGGGTTTCACCACGGTCGCCCAGGTGCACGACGCGGGCCGCTACGCGCTGCGGCAGCTGCCCGGCGTCGGCGCCCAGACCGCCGACCAGGCCGTCGCCGCCGCCGGGCAGATCGCCAGGGCGGTCGAGGAGACCGTCACCGTACGGATCGACATCGACCGCCCCGAGCCGCGCACGACGGCGCTCGTCAGATCGCTGCACGTGCTGGCGCAGGCCGGGCCAGGACTGCGCCGCGCCCATGACACGGCACTGCGGCTCGGCACCGAGCTCGACCGGCTCCTGCCGCAGGCCGGGCCGGGTCGCAGCAGGCTCCGGACGGCGCTGGCCGGCCGGACCAGGCGTACGGAGGTGCTCGCCGCGCTCGAAGCCGTCGGGGACCTCACCCGGCAGTCGGCGGCGGACGGGGTGCCGCTGCTGCTCGCCCAGGTCTCGGCCGATCTGCTGCGGGTGCCCGCGTCCGATGCCGAGGCCTGGGTCGGCTTCGAGCTGCGCTCGGCCGACTACTACAGCCTCCTCGCGGAGTTCGCAGGCAAGGGCCCCGACCTCGCCGCGGCGGAGGGGTTCGTGCCCTCCGGCATCGCCGGGCGGGTCCGTGCCCAGCCGCTGGACGACAGCAGGCTGCGGGTGTCCCTGCGCGGCTACCAGGCTTTCGGGGCGCGGTTCGCGCTGGTGCAGCGCCGGGTGATCATCGGTGACGAGATGGGGCTCGGCAAGACGGTCCAGGCCATCGCGGCGATGGCCCATCTCGCGGCGGGCGGCGCCACGCACTTCCTGGTCGTCTGCCCGGCGAGCGTACTCATCAACTGGACGCGCGAGGTGGGCTCCCGCTCCACGCTGGCCGTCCGGCCGGTGCACGGACCGGGGCGCAGGCCGGCCTTCGCGGAGTGGTGCGAGCGGGGCGGGGTCGCGGTCACCACCTTCGATGTGCTGCATCTGCTCGCGGTCCCGGACGACGTACGCCCGGGGATGCTCGTCGTCGACGAGGCGCACTTCGTCAAGAACCCCCTCACCCGGCGGGCGAAGGCCGTGGCCGACTGGACCGGCCCGTCCGAACGGGTGCTCTTCCTGACCGGCACGCCGATGGAGAACCGGGTCGAGGAGTTCCGCAGTCTGGTCCGCAGGCTCCAGCCCGAGCTGGTGCCCGCGGTCCTGGACCGGGACGCGGCAGCCGGCTCACAGGTGTTCCGCAGGGCGGTCGCGCCCGCCTATCTCCGCCGCAATCAGGAGGACGTCCTCACGGAGCTGCCCGCGCTGGTGCAGGTGGACGAGTGGGAGGAGCTCAGCGCGGGGGACCTGGCGGCGTACCGGGAGGCCGTGGCGGACGGGCACTTCATGCGGATGCGCCGGGCCGCTTACGCCCGCCCGGAGAGTTCGGCGAAGCTCCGGCGGCTGCGCGAGCTGGTCGCTGAGGCAGCCGCCAACGGTCTGAAGGTCGTGGTGTTCTCGTACTTCCGCGATGTGCTGGCCACGGTGGGGACGGCCCTCGGCGGGACGGCGTACGGGCCGGTGGAGGGCGGCCTGCCGGCCGCCCGCCGCCAGGAGCTGGTCGACGCGTTCTCGGCGGCCCCCGGGCACGCGGTGCTGCTGAGCCAGTTCCAGTCCGGCGGGGTGGGGCTCAACATGCAGGCGGCTTCCGTCGTCATCCTGTGCGAGCCGCAGATCAAGCCGGCCATGGAGCACCAGGCCGTGGCACGCGCCCACCGGATGGGCCAGGTCAGAACGGTGCGGGTGCACCGGCTGCTGGCCGCCGACAGCGTGGATACGCGGATGCTCGGCGTACTGGCCGACAAGGCGCGGCTGTTCGACGCGTACGCCCGGCGCAGCGAGGTGGCCGAGGCGACGCCCGACGCGGTCGACGTCTCCGACGGGAGCCTCGCCCGGCGGATCGTGGAGGAGGAGCAGCTGCGGCTGTTCCTGGCGAAGCGGGAACTCGCCGAGGGAGCGCTCGCAGAGGGGGAGCCCGCAGACGGACAGCTTTCCGCACGGGAGGCACGGAAGGTCCCGAGGCAGGGGGCCCCGGACGAGGGGGCCCCGGAGCTGCGCGTCTCTGAGCGGGAGGCGGCCGGAGACGCGTGA
- a CDS encoding gamma-aminobutyraldehyde dehydrogenase — MLRNYINGEFKEAADGRTLDVTDPCTGEVYETSALSGAADVDAAMEAASAAFPAWRDATPAARQKVLLRVADVFEERAAELIAAEARDTGKPLAQLTDDEIPSVVDQIRFFAGAARLLEGRSAGEYMDGLTSIIRREPVGVVAQVAPWNYPLMMAVWKFAPALAAGNTVVIKPSDTTPASTVLVAEIVGGVLAELGHSEGVFNVLCGDRETGRLMVEHATPAMAAITGSVRAGMQVAASAAKDVKRVHLELGGKAPVVVFDDLGGEALTKAAEDIAVAGYFNAGQDCTAATRVIVHESVHDAFVAALAEAAAATTTGGPEVAEAFFGPLNNANQLAQVAGFIGRLPGHATVEAGGHRVGDQGYFYAPTVVSGLHQDDEIIQNEVFGPVITVQSFSTEDQAVAYANGVDFALASSVWTKDHQRAMRMSRRLDFGCVWINNHGALAAEMPHGGFKLSGYGKDLSAYGFEDYTRIKHVMTAL, encoded by the coding sequence ATGCTGCGCAACTACATCAACGGTGAGTTCAAGGAGGCGGCCGACGGCCGCACTCTCGATGTGACCGACCCCTGTACGGGAGAGGTGTACGAGACCTCCGCGCTGTCCGGGGCCGCCGACGTCGACGCGGCCATGGAGGCCGCGTCCGCCGCGTTCCCCGCGTGGCGCGACGCGACCCCCGCCGCACGCCAGAAGGTGCTGCTGCGGGTCGCGGATGTCTTCGAGGAGCGCGCGGCCGAGCTGATCGCGGCGGAGGCGCGCGACACGGGCAAGCCGCTCGCGCAGCTGACGGATGACGAGATCCCGTCGGTCGTGGACCAGATCCGCTTCTTCGCGGGGGCGGCCCGGCTGCTTGAGGGCCGGTCGGCCGGCGAGTACATGGACGGGCTGACGTCGATCATCCGGCGGGAGCCGGTCGGCGTCGTGGCGCAGGTCGCGCCGTGGAACTATCCGCTGATGATGGCGGTCTGGAAGTTCGCTCCGGCCCTCGCGGCCGGCAACACGGTCGTCATCAAGCCGTCCGACACCACCCCCGCGTCGACCGTCCTGGTCGCGGAGATCGTCGGCGGAGTGCTGGCCGAACTCGGCCACAGCGAAGGCGTGTTCAACGTCCTCTGCGGAGACCGCGAGACCGGCCGGCTGATGGTCGAGCACGCCACCCCGGCGATGGCCGCGATCACCGGCTCGGTACGGGCGGGCATGCAGGTCGCGGCTTCGGCGGCCAAGGACGTCAAGCGGGTCCACCTGGAGCTGGGCGGCAAGGCGCCGGTCGTCGTCTTCGACGACCTCGGCGGCGAAGCTCTCACCAAGGCCGCCGAGGACATCGCGGTGGCCGGTTACTTCAACGCGGGCCAGGACTGCACCGCCGCGACCCGGGTCATCGTGCACGAGTCCGTCCACGACGCGTTCGTCGCGGCGCTCGCCGAGGCAGCGGCGGCGACCACGACCGGCGGCCCGGAGGTCGCCGAGGCGTTCTTCGGCCCGCTGAACAACGCGAACCAGCTGGCCCAGGTGGCCGGGTTCATCGGCCGGCTCCCCGGCCACGCCACGGTCGAGGCGGGCGGCCACCGGGTCGGCGACCAGGGGTACTTCTACGCCCCCACGGTCGTCTCCGGACTGCACCAGGACGACGAGATCATCCAGAACGAGGTCTTCGGCCCCGTCATCACCGTCCAGTCGTTCAGCACCGAGGACCAGGCCGTGGCCTACGCCAACGGCGTCGACTTCGCGCTCGCCTCATCGGTGTGGACCAAGGACCACCAGCGCGCGATGCGGATGTCCAGGCGCCTGGACTTCGGCTGCGTGTGGATCAACAACCACGGGGCGCTCGCCGCGGAGATGCCGCACGGCGGATTCAAGCTCTCCGGTTACGGCAAGGACCTCTCGGCGTACGGATTCGAGGACTACACGCGCATCAAGCACGTCATGACCGCGCTCTGA
- a CDS encoding VOC family protein, with protein sequence MLSIPFVAGSPNWIDLATPDQEGATAFYGALFGWEFRSAGPEFGGYGMYALDGRTVGGVMQRTEGEAGKASWSVYFRTDDAEATARAVEEAGGASLFGPHDVATLGRMSGFTDRTGAPFSTWQPKEHKGMEVVNVPNTLCWTELYTTDVPAAAAFYHSVFGWETNSAPYPGGTYTMAAPAGRGPEANIGGFVQTGAADAGYWLPYFEVSDTDAAVASAQRLGGSLVMEPVDLPGVGRIAKATDPHGGRFALIKSESGGA encoded by the coding sequence ATGCTGAGCATCCCGTTCGTCGCAGGCTCACCCAACTGGATCGATCTCGCGACCCCCGACCAGGAGGGGGCCACCGCCTTCTACGGCGCGCTGTTCGGCTGGGAGTTCCGGTCGGCGGGTCCCGAGTTCGGCGGCTACGGCATGTATGCCCTGGACGGGAGAACGGTCGGCGGGGTGATGCAGAGGACGGAGGGGGAGGCGGGCAAGGCGTCCTGGTCCGTCTACTTCCGGACCGATGACGCCGAGGCGACCGCGCGGGCCGTCGAGGAGGCGGGCGGCGCATCGCTGTTCGGACCGCATGACGTGGCCACGCTGGGCCGCATGTCCGGATTCACGGACAGGACCGGTGCGCCCTTCTCGACCTGGCAGCCCAAGGAGCACAAGGGCATGGAGGTGGTGAACGTCCCGAACACGCTCTGCTGGACCGAGCTGTACACCACGGATGTCCCCGCTGCCGCAGCCTTCTACCACTCGGTGTTCGGCTGGGAGACCAACTCGGCGCCGTACCCGGGAGGTACGTACACGATGGCGGCCCCGGCGGGCCGCGGCCCCGAGGCCAACATCGGGGGCTTCGTCCAGACCGGAGCGGCCGACGCGGGCTACTGGCTGCCGTACTTCGAGGTGTCCGACACCGACGCGGCGGTGGCGTCCGCGCAACGGCTGGGCGGCTCCCTCGTCATGGAGCCGGTCGATCTGCCGGGCGTGGGCCGGATCGCCAAGGCGACCGACCCCCACGGAGGGCGGTTCGCGCTGATCAAGAGCGAGTCCGGCGGTGCGTGA
- a CDS encoding WhiB family transcriptional regulator encodes MSITTSNVPELAWQERALCAQTGPEFFFPDPGSSTRDAKRLCGICEERVACLEYALDHDERFGVWGGLSEKERYGLRRDAS; translated from the coding sequence ATGTCGATCACCACCAGCAACGTGCCTGAGCTCGCCTGGCAGGAGCGGGCTCTGTGCGCCCAGACGGGACCGGAGTTCTTCTTTCCCGACCCCGGAAGCTCCACGCGTGATGCCAAGCGGCTCTGCGGAATCTGCGAGGAGCGAGTGGCCTGTCTGGAGTACGCACTCGATCACGACGAGCGGTTCGGAGTCTGGGGAGGACTCTCCGAGAAGGAGCGGTACGGCCTGAGACGCGACGCGAGCTGA